Proteins from one Thioflavicoccus mobilis 8321 genomic window:
- a CDS encoding type I restriction-modification system subunit M, with amino-acid sequence MNTQTHEALKGKIWEIANRLRGPYRPPQYRLVMLPMVVLRRLDCVLEPTKDAVLRQLEKLEAQQMPQAAMDRLLGKAANPNRKHPLYNTSPYTFARLLGDAENIAPNLVSYINGFSPTARRIFERFKFADQIEKLDASNRLFTIVKAMADVDLHPERIDNLQMGYLFEHLVMRFNEQANEEAGDHFTPREVIRLMANLIYTGEQDVYKPGIYRTIYDPACGTGGMLSESEKLILSQNERAQLALHGQEYNDESWAICCSDMLIKDEDTSSIVLGDTLGDGKTRDGFEGKRFHYMLANPPFGVEWKDQKTQVENEHKTLGFSGRFGAGLPAINDGSLLFLQHMIAKMHPYQEGDEDRPGSKIAIVFNGSPLFSGDAGSGPSNIRRWIIENDWLDAIVALPDQLFYNTGIFTYVWLVTNRKPPERRGRVQLIDGTRFYQKMKKSLNNKRNEISEEQIRLLTQVYGNYRDGETAEVQINGQTETRVISRIFENREFGFLKITVERPLRLSLEATPERIARLDDQTAFVNLAISKKRKDQAQIERETEEGKKQQAAIRQLLASLESQGRYMDRARFEADLTAAAKRAGVKLPAAIKKAIFAALGERDPEAEICRDSKGQPEPDSELRDTENIPLPPGTALPLQMDFGPDKPNDRLIVAFRDEIDAYVAREVLPHVPDAWVDYDKTKVGYEIPINRHFYVYKPPRPLEEIEADIVQLEEEIAGLLKGLVA; translated from the coding sequence TTGAACACTCAGACGCACGAAGCGCTGAAAGGAAAGATCTGGGAGATCGCGAATCGGCTTCGGGGTCCGTATCGGCCGCCTCAATACCGCCTGGTGATGCTTCCCATGGTCGTCTTGCGGCGGCTCGATTGTGTCCTGGAACCGACCAAGGACGCCGTTTTGAGGCAACTGGAAAAGCTGGAGGCCCAGCAGATGCCCCAAGCGGCCATGGATCGCCTGCTCGGCAAGGCCGCCAACCCGAACCGCAAGCATCCGCTCTACAACACCAGCCCCTACACCTTCGCTCGCCTGCTCGGCGACGCGGAGAACATCGCGCCGAATCTGGTCTCCTACATCAACGGTTTCTCGCCGACCGCGCGGCGCATCTTCGAGCGCTTCAAATTCGCCGATCAGATCGAGAAGCTGGACGCCAGCAACCGGCTCTTCACCATCGTCAAGGCCATGGCCGATGTCGATCTCCATCCCGAACGGATCGACAACCTCCAGATGGGCTACTTGTTCGAGCACCTGGTGATGCGCTTCAACGAGCAGGCCAACGAGGAGGCGGGCGATCACTTCACCCCGCGCGAGGTCATCCGCCTGATGGCGAACCTCATCTACACCGGCGAGCAGGACGTCTACAAACCCGGCATCTACCGCACCATCTACGACCCGGCCTGCGGCACCGGCGGCATGCTCTCCGAATCCGAGAAGCTGATCCTCTCCCAGAACGAACGCGCCCAGCTCGCCCTGCACGGCCAGGAGTACAACGACGAGTCCTGGGCCATCTGCTGCTCGGACATGCTGATCAAGGACGAAGACACCAGCAGCATCGTGCTCGGCGACACCCTGGGCGACGGCAAGACCCGCGATGGCTTCGAGGGCAAACGCTTCCACTACATGCTCGCCAATCCGCCCTTCGGCGTCGAGTGGAAGGACCAGAAGACCCAGGTCGAGAACGAGCACAAGACCCTCGGCTTCTCGGGGCGCTTCGGCGCCGGCCTGCCGGCCATCAACGACGGCTCGCTGCTGTTCCTCCAGCACATGATCGCCAAGATGCATCCCTACCAGGAAGGGGACGAGGACCGGCCAGGCTCCAAGATCGCCATCGTCTTCAATGGCTCGCCGCTCTTCTCCGGTGACGCCGGGTCGGGGCCGTCCAACATCCGTCGCTGGATCATCGAGAACGACTGGCTCGACGCCATCGTCGCCCTGCCGGACCAGCTCTTCTACAACACCGGCATCTTCACCTACGTCTGGCTGGTGACCAACCGCAAGCCACCCGAGCGGCGCGGCAGGGTGCAGCTCATCGACGGCACCCGCTTCTACCAGAAGATGAAGAAGAGCCTCAACAACAAGCGCAACGAGATCAGCGAGGAGCAGATCCGCCTTCTCACCCAGGTTTATGGCAACTACCGGGACGGCGAGACCGCGGAGGTCCAGATCAATGGGCAGACCGAGACCCGCGTCATCTCGCGGATCTTCGAGAACCGCGAATTCGGCTTCCTCAAGATCACCGTCGAGCGCCCGCTCCGGCTGAGCCTCGAGGCCACCCCCGAGCGCATCGCCCGACTCGACGACCAGACCGCCTTTGTCAACCTGGCCATCAGCAAGAAGCGCAAGGACCAAGCGCAGATCGAGCGCGAGACCGAGGAAGGGAAGAAGCAGCAAGCGGCCATTCGCCAACTGCTGGCGTCGCTGGAAAGCCAGGGCCGCTACATGGACCGCGCCCGTTTCGAGGCCGATCTGACGGCGGCGGCCAAGCGCGCAGGGGTCAAGCTCCCGGCCGCCATCAAGAAGGCGATCTTCGCCGCCCTCGGCGAGCGTGACCCGGAGGCCGAGATCTGCCGTGACAGCAAGGGCCAACCCGAGCCGGATAGCGAGCTACGCGACACCGAGAACATCCCGCTCCCGCCCGGGACCGCGTTGCCCCTACAGATGGACTTCGGCCCGGACAAGCCCAACGACCGGCTGATCGTGGCCTTCCGGGACGAGATCGACGCCTATGTGGCGCGCGAGGTGCTGCCCCATGTGCCGGATGCCTGGGTGGACTACGACAAGACCAAGGTCGGGTATGAGATCCCGATCAACCGGCATTTCTACGTCTACAAGCCACCGCGCCCGCTGGAGGAGATCGAGGCGGATATCGTTCAGCTCGAAGAGGAGATCGCTGGGCTGTTGAAGGGGTTAGTGGCATGA
- a CDS encoding restriction endonuclease subunit S has product MTFEDRELARYSLADGDLLVCEGGEVGRAAIWSAPISPCFYQKALHRLRAVDGMTLPRFMYYLLVMSAGIGVFRANGNPNTIDHLTAEAFRSYKFPWPPIEEQVRISLFLDDKTARIDGLIEKKRALLDRLTEKRQALITRAVTKGLNPDAPMKPSGIDWLGDIPAHWRLVPLKRLGQVRSGITKGKFYTNEETVVLPYLRVANVQDGWLDLKEIAEIEIRVADVHKYSLKHGDVLMNEGGDNDKLGRGTVWKLQISPCLHQNHVFAVRLGALDPEWIARCTEAAYAKFHFFRRAVQSTNLASISRTTVADLPIPLPSTDEIFRILEHLNSELDRLSMQIDKIDQTVGLLSEYRSAVITAAVTGQIPELR; this is encoded by the coding sequence ATGACTTTCGAAGATCGCGAGTTGGCGCGATATTCCCTCGCAGATGGAGACTTGCTCGTTTGCGAAGGCGGAGAAGTGGGTAGAGCCGCAATATGGAGCGCTCCGATTTCTCCGTGTTTCTATCAGAAGGCACTGCATCGACTGCGAGCTGTTGACGGCATGACCCTTCCGCGCTTCATGTACTATTTGCTTGTGATGTCAGCAGGAATAGGCGTTTTCCGAGCGAATGGGAACCCCAACACGATTGATCACCTCACTGCGGAGGCATTCCGAAGCTACAAATTTCCCTGGCCACCAATTGAAGAGCAAGTTCGCATCTCATTGTTCCTGGATGACAAGACAGCGCGGATCGACGGGCTGATCGAGAAGAAGCGCGCGCTGCTGGACCGGCTGACCGAGAAGCGCCAGGCCCTCATTACCCGCGCCGTCACCAAGGGCCTCAACCCCGATGCCCCCATGAAACCCTCCGGCATCGACTGGCTCGGCGACATCCCGGCGCATTGGCGGCTGGTTCCTTTGAAGCGCCTCGGCCAAGTCCGCTCAGGCATCACCAAAGGCAAGTTCTACACAAACGAGGAGACCGTGGTATTGCCATATCTACGGGTGGCAAACGTCCAGGACGGCTGGCTGGATTTGAAAGAGATTGCGGAGATTGAAATCAGAGTTGCTGACGTCCATAAGTACTCCCTCAAGCATGGCGACGTCTTGATGAATGAAGGTGGGGACAATGACAAGTTGGGGCGAGGCACAGTTTGGAAGTTGCAAATCTCTCCTTGCTTGCATCAGAACCACGTCTTCGCGGTGAGGCTAGGTGCGCTAGATCCAGAATGGATCGCTCGGTGCACGGAGGCCGCTTATGCAAAGTTCCACTTTTTTAGGCGTGCCGTTCAATCCACGAATCTCGCTTCAATCTCGAGAACAACCGTCGCCGATCTGCCGATCCCTTTGCCGTCAACCGATGAGATCTTCCGCATTTTGGAACACCTCAATTCGGAGCTTGACCGGTTGTCCATGCAAATCGACAAGATCGATCAAACGGTTGGGCTTCTTTCAGAATACCGCTCCGCCGTCATCACCGCCGCCGTCACTGGCCAAATCCCGGAACTGCGATGA
- a CDS encoding type II toxin-antitoxin system RelE/ParE family toxin, protein MIKSFADKETAAVFAGKRVRRWGPELTRQAQRKLAMLNRAGSLDDLRVPPGNRLEALSGDRDGQCSIRINDQWRLCFEWREGQAWNVTIIDYH, encoded by the coding sequence GTGATCAAGAGCTTTGCCGACAAGGAAACCGCTGCCGTGTTTGCCGGCAAGCGCGTAAGACGCTGGGGACCGGAGCTGACGCGTCAGGCTCAGCGTAAGCTGGCCATGTTGAACCGCGCCGGATCGCTCGACGACCTGCGTGTCCCGCCGGGTAATCGACTCGAAGCCCTGAGCGGTGATCGAGATGGTCAATGCAGCATCCGCATCAACGATCAGTGGCGTTTGTGCTTCGAGTGGCGAGAAGGGCAGGCGTGGAACGTAACGATCATCGACTATCACTAA
- a CDS encoding HigA family addiction module antitoxin — protein MAIAAEDLSRTDFSDVADGDLEPVPPGEILAHEFLDPLSITPYRLAKAIGVPQQRIGEILAGRRAITADTGLRLSRVFGLSDGFWVGLQADYDAARARRALGSVLESIQPFTHRLNPHR, from the coding sequence ATGGCGATTGCCGCAGAAGACCTGAGCCGGACGGATTTTTCCGATGTCGCCGATGGTGACCTCGAGCCAGTGCCGCCGGGCGAGATCCTGGCGCACGAGTTTCTGGATCCATTGAGCATCACGCCTTACCGTTTGGCGAAGGCGATCGGCGTACCACAACAACGCATCGGTGAAATCCTAGCGGGTCGCCGGGCGATCACCGCCGATACCGGGCTGCGACTGTCGCGCGTCTTTGGACTGAGCGATGGGTTTTGGGTTGGGCTACAGGCCGACTACGACGCCGCGAGGGCCCGCCGGGCGCTGGGTTCTGTGCTAGAGAGCATTCAACCATTTACGCATCGCCTCAATCCGCATCGGTGA
- a CDS encoding helix-turn-helix domain-containing protein, whose translation MTRVAVSSDLLRWARERAGLPIEDLIGRFPKLAAWERGELSPTFNQLESFAKATHVPFGYLFLPEPPDLPMPIPDFRTLGNRQPGAVSPDLLDTIYAMQRRQAWLREERLDGDAEPLAFVGSARLSDDPGAVGREMRRLLGLGDGWTTRVRTWQEAVSALRAAIEEQGIIAVINGIVGNDTHRRLNVEEFRGFALTDDLAPLVFVNSADAKSAQMFTLAHELAHLWLGAEGAGLSGFPGIFPDGGRVETFCDRAAAEFLVPAAELRALWPQVKRDASPFESLASAFKVSPIVSGRRAMDLGLTDRAAFFDFYDAYVQREKRQKTQGVGGGSFYNNQNLRVGRLFALQVMRAAKEGRIGFKDAYDLTGLHGGTFQEYASRLGVDLP comes from the coding sequence ATGACCCGAGTTGCCGTCAGCTCGGACCTGCTGCGTTGGGCACGCGAGCGCGCCGGCCTGCCTATCGAAGATCTCATCGGCCGCTTCCCGAAGCTCGCCGCCTGGGAGCGCGGCGAGCTGTCGCCGACCTTCAACCAACTGGAGTCCTTCGCCAAGGCTACCCACGTGCCCTTCGGCTACCTTTTTCTGCCGGAGCCTCCGGACCTGCCGATGCCGATCCCGGACTTCCGCACTTTGGGCAATCGGCAGCCGGGCGCAGTCAGTCCGGATCTGCTGGATACCATCTACGCCATGCAGCGCCGCCAGGCGTGGCTGCGCGAGGAGCGGCTGGACGGCGACGCCGAACCCCTCGCGTTCGTCGGAAGCGCTCGACTGTCCGACGACCCGGGAGCGGTCGGCAGGGAGATGCGCCGCCTGCTCGGGCTTGGCGACGGGTGGACCACGCGGGTGCGGACCTGGCAGGAGGCCGTGAGCGCGCTACGCGCCGCCATCGAGGAGCAGGGCATCATTGCGGTGATCAATGGCATCGTCGGCAACGACACCCACCGCCGGCTGAATGTCGAGGAGTTCCGAGGCTTCGCGCTGACTGACGACCTGGCGCCCCTGGTCTTCGTGAACAGCGCGGATGCCAAGTCGGCCCAGATGTTCACGCTGGCCCATGAGCTCGCCCACCTCTGGCTTGGCGCCGAGGGTGCGGGGCTGTCCGGGTTCCCCGGGATCTTTCCTGATGGCGGCCGCGTGGAGACCTTCTGTGATCGGGCCGCGGCAGAGTTTCTCGTACCGGCGGCCGAGCTGCGGGCGCTGTGGCCGCAGGTGAAGCGCGATGCATCGCCATTCGAGTCCCTTGCGAGCGCATTCAAGGTCAGTCCCATCGTGAGCGGACGCCGGGCCATGGACCTGGGGTTGACGGACCGCGCGGCGTTCTTCGACTTCTACGACGCTTATGTCCAACGCGAGAAGAGGCAGAAGACCCAGGGCGTCGGCGGCGGCAGTTTCTACAACAACCAGAATCTGCGCGTGGGCCGGCTGTTTGCCCTCCAGGTAATGCGCGCGGCCAAGGAGGGGCGGATCGGGTTCAAGGACGCCTACGACTTGACCGGGCTGCATGGCGGCACCTTCCAGGAGTACGCAAGCCGTCTCGGCGTGGACCTGCCATGA
- a CDS encoding DUF4411 family protein — translation MTPAPTYIIDSDVFISAKNGYYAFVICPGFWDSLIHHHEQGRVHSLDRIQQELLAGREDEDLVQWVKNDVPDGFFLSSQRAEVIRAYQEIMLWVQRNPQYVDNAKAKFATEADGWLVAYARVKGVDVVTNEQPRPEARGRILLPDVCNRFDVRFHDTFAMLKSLRVRFDFAATT, via the coding sequence ATGACGCCAGCGCCGACTTACATCATCGACTCCGATGTCTTCATCTCGGCCAAGAACGGCTACTACGCCTTCGTGATCTGTCCGGGCTTCTGGGACAGTCTGATCCATCATCACGAGCAAGGCCGGGTGCACAGCTTGGACCGCATTCAGCAGGAGCTGCTCGCCGGGCGCGAGGACGAGGACCTGGTGCAGTGGGTGAAGAACGACGTACCCGATGGGTTCTTCCTGTCCAGCCAGCGCGCGGAGGTCATCCGGGCCTACCAAGAGATCATGCTGTGGGTGCAGCGCAATCCGCAGTATGTAGACAACGCCAAGGCCAAGTTCGCGACAGAGGCGGACGGCTGGCTGGTGGCCTACGCCCGCGTGAAGGGTGTGGACGTCGTAACCAACGAGCAGCCTCGGCCCGAGGCGCGTGGTCGCATCCTGCTGCCCGACGTGTGCAATCGGTTCGATGTGCGTTTCCACGACACCTTTGCCATGCTGAAGTCACTTCGCGTCCGTTTCGACTTTGCGGCAACGACCTGA
- a CDS encoding addiction module antidote protein yields the protein MTEKIRIADLPEFDMTEHLEDDQAIAEYLTIVLEEDEPALLAAAIGDIARARGMTEIAKASGIAREALYKALRADAKPRFDTINRVCHALGVKLVAQTIKP from the coding sequence ATGACCGAGAAGATCCGCATCGCCGATCTGCCCGAGTTCGACATGACCGAGCATCTGGAGGACGACCAGGCCATCGCCGAGTATCTGACCATCGTGCTGGAGGAGGATGAGCCCGCGTTGCTCGCGGCCGCCATCGGCGACATCGCCCGCGCGCGCGGCATGACCGAGATCGCCAAGGCGAGCGGGATCGCGCGTGAGGCGCTCTACAAGGCCCTGCGCGCGGATGCGAAGCCGCGTTTCGATACCATCAACCGGGTGTGCCATGCACTGGGCGTGAAGCTGGTCGCGCAAACCATCAAGCCGTAA
- a CDS encoding type II toxin-antitoxin system RelE/ParE family toxin — MKSVGGGVFEMREFFGPGWRMYYVPRGEVLILMLGGGDKSTQQAGIAKAIALASILED, encoded by the coding sequence GTGAAGTCGGTCGGGGGCGGCGTCTTCGAGATGCGCGAATTCTTCGGTCCTGGCTGGCGCATGTATTACGTGCCCCGGGGAGAGGTGCTGATCCTGATGCTGGGCGGCGGGGACAAGTCGACCCAGCAGGCCGGTATCGCCAAGGCCATCGCCTTGGCTTCCATCTTGGAGGACTGA